Below is a genomic region from Hyphomicrobium nitrativorans NL23.
GGGGCAGATCTTCATGCCGCGCGATGCGCGCCTTGTGGCCCATTGCCAAGTCGCGTGGGAGCGGATCTGCGGCGAGCAAGGTCTCAACGTGCTCGGCTGGCGCGATGTGCCCGTCGATAACTCCTGCCTCTCCGACCTCGTCAAGGCCACCGAACCCGTCCACCGGCAGGTCTTCATCGCCCGCCCGATCGGCCTCAGCGAGAACGAGTTCGAGCGGCGTCTCTACCTCACGCGCAAGGTCGTTTCGAACGCGCTGCATAACTCCTATCGCGGGCGCGACATCGGACATTACCCGGTGAGCCTCTCGTCGCGCACCGTGGTCTACAAGGGGATGTTCCTCTCCTATCAGGTGGGTGCGTACTACACGGACCTTTCGGACCCGCGCGTCGTCTCGGCGATGGCGCTCGTGCATCAGCGCTTCTCGACCAACACGTTCCCCTCGTGGAAGCTTTCGCATCCCTACCGGATGGTCGCGCACAACGGCGAGATCAACACGCTGCGCGGCAACGTAAACTGGATGGCGGCGCGGCAGGCGTCCGTCTCCTCGCCGCTCTACGGGGACGACATCGCGAAGCTGTGGCCGATCTCGTACGAAGGCCAGTCCGACACGGCCTGCTTCGACAACGCGCTCGAATTCCTGGTGATGGGCGGCTACAGCCTCGCGCACGCCGCCATGGTGCTGATCCCCGAAGCGTGGGCCGGCAACCCGATGATGGATGGCAATCGGCGCGCCTTCTACGAGTACCACGCCGCGCTGATGGAGCCGTGGGACGGCCCCGCCGCGATGGCCTTCACCGACGGCCGGCAGATCGGCGCGACGCTCGACCGTAACGGGCTTCGTCCGGCGCGCTACATCGTGACCGACGACGACATGGTGATCATGGCGTCGGAAGCGGGCGTGATCGTCGTGCCGGAGGAGAAGATCGTCAGGAAGTGGCGGCTCCAGCCCGGAAAGATGCTGCTCATCGATCTCGAAAAGGGCGCCATCGTCTCGGACGAGGAACTCAAGGCCGAGCTTGCCTCGAACCATCCCTACGAAGCCTGGGTGAAGCAGAACCAGATCCTGGTCTCCGACCTTCCGCTCGCGAAGGGCACGGCGGCGCCGAAGTCGCGCAACGTTGCGCTGCTCGATCTGCAGCAGACGTTCGGGTACACGCAGGAGAGCCTCAAGTTCCTGATGACGCCGATGGGCGCGACGGGGCAGGAGGCCATCGGCTCGATGGGCAACGATTCGCCGATCTCGGCGATGAGTTCGAAGTCGAAGCTGCTCCACACCTACTTCAAGCAGAACTTCGCGCAGGTGACGAACCCGCCCATCGACAGCATCCGCGAGGAGCTGGTGATGAGCCTGGTTTCGTTCATCGGGCCGAGGCCGAACATTCTCGATCTCGAAGGGACGTCGAAGACGAAGCGGCTCGAAGTCGCGCAGCCGATCCTCACGAACGAGGACCTCGAACGCATTCGCCAGATCGGTGAAGTGCGCGACAACCACTTCGCGTCTATCACCATCGACATCACCTACTCGGTGGACGGCGGTCCGGACGGCATGGGACCGGCGGTCGACGTGATCTGCGCCGAAGCCGAGGAGGCCGTGCGCTCCAACCGCTACAACATCATCATTCTCTCCGACCGCCTGACGGGACCGGACCGCGTGCCGATCCCATCTCTGCTCGCGACATCGGCCGTGCATCATCACCTGATCCGGCAGGGATTGCGCACGTCCGTGGGCCTCGTCGTCGAGACGGGGGAAGCGCACGAGGTGCACCAGTTCTGCACGCTTGCGGGCTACGGCGCGGAGGCGATCAACCCCTATCTCGCGTTCGACACGCTGGCCGGAATGGCACCGAGCCTCGGCTCGGACCTCAAGGCCGACGACGTCACGAAGAAGTATATCAAGGCCGTGGGCAAGGCGCTGCTCAAGGTCATGGCCAAGATGGGCATCTCGACCTATCAGTCCTACTGCGGCGCGCAGATCTTCGACGCGGTGGGGCTTCGGACCACGTTCGTGCGCAAGTATTTCACGGGCACGCACACGCAGATCGAGGGCGTCGGTTTGCGCGAGATCGCGCGGGAGACATTCGACCGCCACGCGGCCGCCTTCGGCAACGCGCCGGTGCTGGCCAACGCACTCGACGTCGGCGGCGACTATGCGTTCCGCGTGCGGGGCGAAGCGCATGTCTGGCGGCCGAACGTCGTTGCAGATCTGCAGCATGCCGTGCGCTCAACCGATCCTGCCGACGCGCAGGCCGGGCGCATCCCCGAAAAGTATCGCGCGTTCGCGAAGGCCATCGACGCGCAATCCGAGCAACTTCTCACGATCCGGGGGCTGTTCCGCATCCGCTCGGCCGACAGCATGGGCCGCGCGCCCGTGCCCATCGACGAGGTTGAGCCTGCGTCCGCAATCGTGAAGCGTTTCGCGACCGGCGCGATGAGCTTCGGCTCCATCAGCCGCGAAGCGCACACGACGCTCGCCATCGCCATGAACCGGATCGGCGGCAAGTCGAACACCGGCGAGGGCGGCGAGGAAGTCGACCGCTTCAAGCCGATGGCGAACGGCGACACCATGCGCTCGGCGATCAAGCAGATCGCGTCGGGCCGGTTCGGCGTCACCACCGAGTATCTCGTCAACTCGGACATGATGCAGATCAAGATGGCGCAGGGCGCGAAGCCCGGCGAGGGCGGACAGTTGCCGGGCCACAAGGTGGACGCGACGATTGCCAAAGTGCGCCATTCGACGCCCGGCGTCGGCCTGATCTCGCCGCCGCCGCATCACGACATCTATTCCATCGAAGACCTGGCGCAGCTCATCTTCGACCTCAAGAACACCAACCCCGAGGGTCAGGTGTCGGTGAAGCTGGTCTCGGAAGTGGGCGTCGGCACGGTTGCGGCGGGCGTCGCCAAGGCGCGCGCCGACCACGTGACGATCTCGGGCTACGAGGGCGGCACGGGCGCGTCTCCCCTCACCTCGCTCAAGCACGCGGGCGCACCGTGGGAGATGGGGCTTGCGGAAACGCACCAGACGCTGGTCGGAAACCGGCTGCGCGGGCGCATCGCGGTGCAGGTCGACGGCGGGCTCAGGACGGGTCGCGACGTGATCATCGGCGCGCTGCTCGGCGCGGACGAGTTCGGCTTCTCGACGGCACCGTTGATCGCGGCCGGCTGCATCATGATGCGCAAGTGCCACCTCAACACCTGCCCCGTCGGCGTCGCGACGCAGGACCCGGTTTTGCGCGCGCGCTTCACCGGCCAGCCCGAGCACGTCATCAACTACTTCTTCTTCATCGCTGAGGAAGTACGCGAGTACATGGCCGCCATGGGCTATCGCTCGTTCCAAGACATGGTCGGACAGAGCGATTGGCTCGACAAGGAACGCGCCATCAGCCACTGGAAGGCGCGCGGGCTCGACTTCTCCAAGATGTTTCATAAGCCGCGCCCGCCGAAGGGCGTCGCGATCCATCATTGCGAAACGCAGGATCACGGTCTCGAAAAGGTTCTCGACAACGCACTGATCGAAGTGGCGAAGCCGGCGCTCGACGCGAAGAAGCCCGTCAAGGCCGAGTTCGGAATCAAGAACACGGACCGCACGGCGGGCACGATGCTCTCGGGCCGGATCGCAAAGCTCTACGGCCACGCGGGACTGCCCGAAGACACGATCTGGCTCACCTTCAAGGGAACCGCCGGGCAGAGCTTCGGCGCGTGGGCTGCGCATGGGCTCACGCTCGATCTCGTGGGCGAAGGCAACGACTATGTCGGCAAGGGGCTGTCGGGCGCCAAGATCATCGTGCGGCCCGATCCTAAGTCGGGGATCGTGCCCGAGGAGAGCATCATCGTCGGCAACACCGTGATGTACGGCGCGATCACGGGCGAGTGCTATTTCCGCGGCGTGGCGGGAGAACGGTTCGCGGTGCGCAACTCGGGGGCCTATGCCGTCGTCGAGGGCACGGGCGACCACGGCTGCGAATACATGACCGGCGGCGTTGTCGTCGTGCTTGGACCGACAGGGCGCAACTTCGCGGCGGGCATGTCGGGCGGCGTCGCGTATGTGCTCGACGAAGCGGGCGATTTCGACACGCGCCTCAACAAGGAAATGGTGCAGCTCGAAGCCATCGCGGAGGACGCGGCGCTGATCGCCGAGCTCGCGAAGGGCAACGGTGCGAGCGCCAGCCGCGCGCTCGCGGATGTCATGGGCGACATGCGCGAGCAGGATCTCGAACGGCTTCATGCGCTGATCGTGCGGCACGCGCACTACACCAACTCGGTCAAGGCGCAGGCGATCCTGGCCGACTGGGCCGCCTATGTGCCGAAGTTCCGCAAGGTGATGCCGACGGAGTATGCGCGCGCGCTCGCGGAACTCGCCAAGGCGCGGACAGCGGCGAACGACGTGCAAGCGCAGATCTAAGAGACCGATCGCGGAAATACAGCCTTAGATACGGGCGAAGCGAAGCAGGAAAAACTCTCTTCCCATTGGCAAGAGGGACGACGGAAAGAAGAGCTGGGTATGGGAAAGCCAACGGGGTTTCTGGAATTCGAGCGCGCCGACCGCATGTACGAGCCGGTGGAAAAGCGCATCAAGCATTGGCACGAGTTCGTCGTTCCGCTCGGCGAGCCGAAGGTCAAAACGCAAGCCTCGCGCTGCATGGATTGCGGCATCCCGTTCTGCCATACGGGCTGCCCGGTCAACAACCAGATTCCCGACTGGAACGATCTCGTCTTTCAGGGCGACTGGAAGACGGCCGCGCTCAATCTGCACTCGACCAACAACTTTCCCGAGGTGACGGGGCGCATCTGCCCGGCGCCGTGCGAGGCCGCCTGCACGCTCAACATCGACGACGTGCCGGTGACCATCAAAACCATCGAATGCACGATCGCGGACAAGGCGCTGGACGCGGGCTGGATCACGGCGCTGCCGCCCGAGAAGAAGACGGGGAAGAGCGTGGCCATCGTGGGCTCGGGTCCTGCAGGCCTCGCGGCTGCCCAACAGCTCGCACGCGCGGGTCATGATGTGCACGTCTACGAGAAGAACGCGCGTCCGGGCGGGCTCCTCACCTACGGCATTCCCGACTTCAAGATGGAAAAGCAGATCATCGCGCGCCGACAGGCGCAGATGGAAGCGGAAGGCGTGGTCTTCCATCTCAACGTGGCGGTCGGGCGCGATATCTCGGCTGCCGATCTCGATGCCAAATATGACGCCGTGCTGCTGGCCATGGGATCGGAGACCCCGTTCGACTTTTTCGCGAACGCCCCGGGGCGCGATCTCGACGGCATCCATTACGCGATGGATTTCCTCACGCAGCAGAACCGGCGCGTGGCGGGAGAAGCGCAGCTTCCCGGCACCAAGGAGATCTCGGCCAAGGGCAAGAATGTCATCGTCATCGGCGGCGGCGACACGGGCTCCGACTGCATCGGCACGTCGATCCGGCAGGGTGCGAAGTCGGTCACGCAGTTCGAGATCATGCCGAAGCCGCCTGTGCGCGAGAACAAGGCGCTGTCGTGGCCCAACTGGCCGCTCAAGCTCAGGGTCTCGACCTCGCAGGCCGAAGGCGCGGACGTCGAATACTCTGTCTCCACGACCGGCTTCTCCGGCGAGAACGGCCGCGTGACGGCGATCAACTACGTCCACGTGGACAACAAGCTCCAGCCAGTGCCCGGCACGGAGACGAAGCTCGATGCGGACCTCGTGCTGTTCGCCATGGGCTTCTCGGGACCGACGGACGGCGGCGTGTTCTCCGCGCTCGGGCTGGAGCCGGTCGCACGTGGGCGCTTCAAGGGCCTTGATGCCAACGAGCAGGACTATAAGCTGCCAGGCGGCGGCAAGCTGTTCGCGGCCGGCGATGTGCGGCGCGGGCAGTCGCTCGTCGTGTGGGCGATCCGCGAAGGTCGGCAGGCGGCGAGTGCCATCGACACGTTCCTGATGGGGACGACCACGCTGCCGCGGTGAGGCGCGTTCCCAGACGATGAGGTCTGGCAATGACGATGCGCACGATGGGAGCCGTTCTGATCGCGCTGGCCCTTATGGGCGGGGCGGCGGAGCCGCCGCGCGACACCTCCGAGTGTAAAGCCGACGAAGTTCCTGTCCCGGACGAGCGGGACGGTGCCAATTCCCTGTGCTTGAGCAAAAGCGAGTGGGAGCGCGCGAAAGAGATTTGCGAAAAACTCGAACCGGGTAGCGATCCGCTCGAATGCACATGCCAGGACGGGGATCAGGTCGGCGCCTGCGGGGATTGATTTCCTGTGTCCCGGACCTCGCCTAAAGGTCGTATTGACCGTGATCGGACGGTTGTCCGACCCTCTATTCTACCCTTGACCCGGGGCGCGGTCATACCCAGCTTGATAAGTGGAGCTTTGTGGACCAACCATCACGGGGAAGCATATGAACACTCCGCTCGAAATCTCGTTTAAAGGTTTGGATAAGAGTCCCGTCATCGAAGCCAAGATCGCCGAACGCACGGCCAAGCTCGAAAAGCACTTCGACCGCATGACCCACTGCCGGGTGGTGGTGGCGGCCCCGAACAAGCATCATCACAAAGGCAAGACGTACGAGATCAAGATCGACATCGGCATTCCCGGAGGCGCGCCACTGATCGTGACGCACGAGTCGGCCGTCGGGCAGGCGCAGGAGGATCTCAAGATCGCGCTCCGGGACGCTTTCGACGCGGCCGACCGCAGGCTCCACGAGATCGTCGACAAGAAGAACACCGCCTCCCGCGCCGAGCGCAACAGACGGCGCCCGCAGAAGCCGACGGATCTGGATTAAGTCATTCCAACGAGGCGACGCGTGCAGGGCCAACGGCTCTGCACGCTTTTTTTGTGCCCGACGAGAGCTGTCTACCGGCGCCTTGTCGATTTGGCTTTGGCTGCCGGCTCAGCAACCTCCGCCGCGGTCGTCGCGCCCGTCTCGACAGGATCTTCGTTGAGGTACGCCGCGGCAGGCGGCGGCTCAGGGCGAGGCCAGGACGTATCGTCGGCGCGCCCCGGCTGCGGTGTTAGACGCTCGCCTTTGAAAAGCACGCGAAAATAGGGGGCCTGGGACGGCGCGAGACGGCGGCGGGCAGCGCCCGGCGTGCCGGGGGCAGCGGCGAGGGCCACCGTGCTCATCACCGTGAGACCGCCCGGAATCTGGTCGAGAACCGCTTCTCCGATCTGCGACAGACGGTCGGCGCTTTCACGACGCGTCACCAGCGCGATGACGGACGCGGGGATGGCCGGGCGCACCAGTTCGACGGTGACGACCTCCTCCGTGCCCTTCTCCTCGCTTACGATGCGCAGATTGATCCGGCTCGTATCGGCTTTCTGCTCGCCAGCACCGTCCGCCGCCTGCGCCTGACGCGCCTTGGATGCGTCCGCGGTCTCGTTGCCGTCGCCCGATGCCCCGGACTTCGGATCCTGGAACTTCACCGCGTCGGGGTTGATCTTGGCTTGCTCGGCCTCGCCGCCGTCGAGGGGAATGGCGCGGTCGGCCTGCGCCTGGGCCAGATCGCGGCGCACCTCGCGATCCACGAAGTAGGCGAGCTTGCGATTGCCCTCCCAGGTGAAATAGACGCCGTCTCCCGAGCGCAGGAGGCGGTTTTTGCCGGTGACGTCGGGGCCATAGGCACTGTACCCGCCGGATTCGGTGGCGAAGGCGGCGTAGACGTCGATGTACTTTGCGCCGTTGAGATAGGCCCGTTCGCGCAGGATGTTGTTCATCATCTGCACGTCTTCGTTGAAGTCGTAGCGGCGCGCGGGCGGAAGACCGGCCCAATACACCGCCACGTTGTAGCGGCGAAGCAGTTTGAGCAGCCGGTCGACACGGGCCGTATATTCGGCGCGCCAGCCATCGGAGCCGACGCGGTGGCGCCTTCCAGAGGCATCGCGGACGGAGACACGGTCCCACGAGCCCATCATCAGGACCGCGATCTGGGGAGCGGCCGCCTTCAGATCCTCTTCGACCTGCACGATCAGATTGTGATAGCTCGGCCGCATGAGGCCGTTCATCGGCAACGGGGCTTGGCGGACCGAGACGCGGGCATCGCGCTGAAATACTTCGCGCGCGCCACCCAGCAGTCCGTCCGCAAGGTCGTCGCCCACGATCACAAGGTTGTAGACGTCGCCCGGCGGGAAGGGATTGATAAAGCTCGTGCCGGTGGGCTCGTCCTGGGCGGCAGCAGGCGCGGCCACGGCCAGGACCACAGCGCAAAGAGCGACCAGAACTGGCGCGAGACGAACGGGCCTGAAACGAAAGAGCATAGCCTTTTCCGGCAATCGTTGTGCTCCAGGCGCGCGGATGCGGCCTCAGCGCGAAGCAGACGAACGCATGTGCTTAAGAACGGCATCGGACGGCCAACAGTCAACCTTCAGATTGTTGGCGCGCTCGTAGAGCCCCACATTCTTGCGGGTGTTGGAGCCGATCTTGCCGTCGACGATGGAAATCTCGTAGCCCGCCGCCTTGAGGCGGGTCTGAATTTCCTCGATATGCGAGGTTTTCTGGGCCGCGATGCCGCCCCAGGGGGTCACGAAATCCCCTCCGCCGGCGATGCGGTCCGCCAGATGGCCGACGAACACCGCATAGAGATCCGACATGTTGTAACGGCGGATCACCTGGAAGTTTTCGAGCGCGAGGAAGGTCGGACCGTATCCGCCGGCCGGGCTCATCACATACGCTTGGAGCGTGAGCTGCTTTTCGGTCCACGGCTTGCCGTTGGCGCGCTTGAAGCCGAGCTCGTTCCATTCGGCGATGGTGCGCGCCTGCGTCGGGCCTTCATAGGCGCAATCGGCGGCCCCCGTAAGTTTCACCTCATAGCCCCACGTCTGGCCGGGCACCCAGCCTTTGCCCTTGAGCTGCATGGCGGCGGAGGCAAGCGCATCCGGCACCGAGTGCCAGATATCTGTCTTTCCGTCGCCGTCGAGGTCGTAGGCGTGGATGAAATATTCGGTCGGCATGAATTGCGTGAGCCCCACCGCGCCCGCCCACGACGAGCGCATGAGGGAGCGCGGCACGCCGGATTCCAGCATCCGCAGCGCTGCGATCAGCTCGTCGCGGAACATCTCCTTGCGACGGCCGAGATAGGCTTGCGTCGCGAGCGCGGTGATCGCGTCATGGCCGAGCTTGTGGCGGCCGAACGACGTTTCGCGGCCCCAGATGGCGAGCACGGAGTAGCGGTCGACGCCGATGTCGCGCTCGATCTTTTCGAGCGTCTTCTCATGCTGACGAAGCAGCTCCTGACCCTGCTTCGCGAGGCGCATGAGATAGGCGCGATCCAGGTATTCCGAGGGTGCGCGCGTGAATTCCGCCTGGCCGCGTGCGTCGTTCTTGGGGCGGCCCGGCAGAACGAGATCGGGAAGCTTGAGGTCGGGCTTGAAGCCTTTCATCGCGGCATCGAACGTCGCGCGCGAGACGCCCGCGGCCTCGGCTTCCGTTCTCAGCGCGGCGAGCCAGGCTTCGAGATTGGCGTCTGCCTTGGCAGCTCTCGGCATCGCGAGCGCGACGACGAGCATCAGCGCGCAAACCATGCTCCGTACGATGACAGAGGAACCCGATGGGGCGCGTGCGTCAGACGTCAGGACCATGCCGCGGAAATTGCCTTTCAGATGAGCGTCGCCAGCTTTCGATGACGCGCGCTGTTGCGACAGCCGAAATCCGTTTCCCCCCTCACGTGGATTCGGGGCTTTTTTACGACCCCGTTCATTACGGAAAAGGCTTTACGGGATTGGCGCGCGGCATGGAACCCTTTCTCACGCCCCGGGTTTTGCCCCCGGCCGCGAAAGCGGGAGCCGGGAGCGCCTGCACGCCGATCATCCGGCGTCAAATTCGTCCTCATTCACCCATTTCGTCCGAACTCTGCCAAATTCTCAGTATTTCAACCCTTGCCTGCTCTCCTCTCCTTCCTGCGTCGCATCCACATCGCAAACGTCACTCGAAACGTTCCTGGGGTCTCCATGTCCAAGCCGAAGCGCATCCGTAAAGCCGTGTTTCCCGTCGCCGGGCTCGGAACCCGCTTTTTGCCCGCAACGAAGGCGGTGCCGAAGGAGATGCTGACGGTCGTGGACCGGCCCGTCATCCAACACGTCGTCAACGAAGCGCGCGCGGCGGGCATCGAGCACTTCGTGTTCGTGACGGGACGGGGCAAGAGCGCCATCGAAGATCACTTCGACCACCAGTTCGAACTCGAACGCACGCTCTCCGACAAGAAGAAGACGGAAGCGCTCGACGAATTGCTCGCCGAGCTTCCGGGCGCCGGGCAAACGAGCTTCACGCGCCAACAGGCGCCGCGCGGCCTCGGTCATGCCGTGTGGTGCGCGCGCGAGATCGTGGGCGACGAGCCGTTTGCGGTGCTCCTGCCCGACATGCTGCATCACGGGCCCGTGCCGTGCCTTAAGGAGATGATCGACGCTTACGAGGAAACAGGCGGAAACCTCGTGGCCGTCTCGCCGGTACCGGATGACCAGACGCATCTCTATGGCATTGTGGGTGTCGAGGACCGCAGCGCGAAAGTGAGCCCGATCACGGAGATGGTCGAGAAGCCGCCGAAGGGCGCCGCCCCCTCGAACCTGCACGTCACAGGACGCTATGTGCTCGAACCTGAAATTTTCTCGCTGCTCGCCAAACAGGAGGCCGGCGCGGGGGGAGAAATTCAGCTCACCGATGCCATGATTGCCCTTCAGCGGGAGAAGCCGGGCGCGTTTCGCGCCGTGCGCTTCGACGGAGCGATCTACGACTGCGGATCGAAGATCGGTTTTCTGCTCGCGAACGTGGCCTATGCACTCGAACGCGAGGACCTCGGCCCCGAGTTGCGTGCCGCACTCGGCCGCCTCGTCTGAGTTCTGACGAATACCGCCGGAGCACTTGTCGGGCGCCGCGTCTCCGTGTGCCGCAAATCCGCCCCATTCCAAACGCGCCAAGCACGATGTTGCCGGTTTCCGCTGGCATGGGGTTCGGTTATGGTCGGGCGCCCGGCCGCACCTCGCGCATTCGACGACGCTCTCGCGCGAGGACGTGGCCTCATCGACCGCACGGCCGGAGACCTGGAATGGCACGCAAGAGACCCGACCCCACGTTGGCCCCAATGCACAAGAAGATGACGGCGCCGGGCATCTTCCTGATCCGTATGCTCGTCTTCCTGACGCTCGTCGCCTTCCTCGCCGCCATCCTGCACGAAATGCTCATCGTGGCCGCGATGACGAACCCCGGGCTCAACGGTCTCATCCTCGGCGTACTCTTTCTCGGCATCATCTATTCGTTCCGGCAGGTGATCCGTCTCTATCCGGAAATCCGCTTCATCAACGCGTTCCGTATTTCCGATCCCGGCATATCGGGCGACCATCAGCCGGTGCTGCTCGCGCCGATGGCGACCATGCTGCGCGACAGGACGGGTGCGCTCTCGCTTTCCACGGTCTCGATGCGGACCATCATGGACAGCCTCGGCTCGCGCCTC
It encodes:
- the gltB gene encoding glutamate synthase large subunit; this translates as MTRATPSPGLTERPQAEGLFDPAMERDACGVGFIANLKGAKSHRVIADALAMLCNLEHRGAVGADPLAGDGAGMLIQIPHAFFKDECAKLGFSLPEALQYAVGQIFMPRDARLVAHCQVAWERICGEQGLNVLGWRDVPVDNSCLSDLVKATEPVHRQVFIARPIGLSENEFERRLYLTRKVVSNALHNSYRGRDIGHYPVSLSSRTVVYKGMFLSYQVGAYYTDLSDPRVVSAMALVHQRFSTNTFPSWKLSHPYRMVAHNGEINTLRGNVNWMAARQASVSSPLYGDDIAKLWPISYEGQSDTACFDNALEFLVMGGYSLAHAAMVLIPEAWAGNPMMDGNRRAFYEYHAALMEPWDGPAAMAFTDGRQIGATLDRNGLRPARYIVTDDDMVIMASEAGVIVVPEEKIVRKWRLQPGKMLLIDLEKGAIVSDEELKAELASNHPYEAWVKQNQILVSDLPLAKGTAAPKSRNVALLDLQQTFGYTQESLKFLMTPMGATGQEAIGSMGNDSPISAMSSKSKLLHTYFKQNFAQVTNPPIDSIREELVMSLVSFIGPRPNILDLEGTSKTKRLEVAQPILTNEDLERIRQIGEVRDNHFASITIDITYSVDGGPDGMGPAVDVICAEAEEAVRSNRYNIIILSDRLTGPDRVPIPSLLATSAVHHHLIRQGLRTSVGLVVETGEAHEVHQFCTLAGYGAEAINPYLAFDTLAGMAPSLGSDLKADDVTKKYIKAVGKALLKVMAKMGISTYQSYCGAQIFDAVGLRTTFVRKYFTGTHTQIEGVGLREIARETFDRHAAAFGNAPVLANALDVGGDYAFRVRGEAHVWRPNVVADLQHAVRSTDPADAQAGRIPEKYRAFAKAIDAQSEQLLTIRGLFRIRSADSMGRAPVPIDEVEPASAIVKRFATGAMSFGSISREAHTTLAIAMNRIGGKSNTGEGGEEVDRFKPMANGDTMRSAIKQIASGRFGVTTEYLVNSDMMQIKMAQGAKPGEGGQLPGHKVDATIAKVRHSTPGVGLISPPPHHDIYSIEDLAQLIFDLKNTNPEGQVSVKLVSEVGVGTVAAGVAKARADHVTISGYEGGTGASPLTSLKHAGAPWEMGLAETHQTLVGNRLRGRIAVQVDGGLRTGRDVIIGALLGADEFGFSTAPLIAAGCIMMRKCHLNTCPVGVATQDPVLRARFTGQPEHVINYFFFIAEEVREYMAAMGYRSFQDMVGQSDWLDKERAISHWKARGLDFSKMFHKPRPPKGVAIHHCETQDHGLEKVLDNALIEVAKPALDAKKPVKAEFGIKNTDRTAGTMLSGRIAKLYGHAGLPEDTIWLTFKGTAGQSFGAWAAHGLTLDLVGEGNDYVGKGLSGAKIIVRPDPKSGIVPEESIIVGNTVMYGAITGECYFRGVAGERFAVRNSGAYAVVEGTGDHGCEYMTGGVVVVLGPTGRNFAAGMSGGVAYVLDEAGDFDTRLNKEMVQLEAIAEDAALIAELAKGNGASASRALADVMGDMREQDLERLHALIVRHAHYTNSVKAQAILADWAAYVPKFRKVMPTEYARALAELAKARTAANDVQAQI
- a CDS encoding glutamate synthase subunit beta; amino-acid sequence: MGKPTGFLEFERADRMYEPVEKRIKHWHEFVVPLGEPKVKTQASRCMDCGIPFCHTGCPVNNQIPDWNDLVFQGDWKTAALNLHSTNNFPEVTGRICPAPCEAACTLNIDDVPVTIKTIECTIADKALDAGWITALPPEKKTGKSVAIVGSGPAGLAAAQQLARAGHDVHVYEKNARPGGLLTYGIPDFKMEKQIIARRQAQMEAEGVVFHLNVAVGRDISAADLDAKYDAVLLAMGSETPFDFFANAPGRDLDGIHYAMDFLTQQNRRVAGEAQLPGTKEISAKGKNVIVIGGGDTGSDCIGTSIRQGAKSVTQFEIMPKPPVRENKALSWPNWPLKLRVSTSQAEGADVEYSVSTTGFSGENGRVTAINYVHVDNKLQPVPGTETKLDADLVLFAMGFSGPTDGGVFSALGLEPVARGRFKGLDANEQDYKLPGGGKLFAAGDVRRGQSLVVWAIREGRQAASAIDTFLMGTTTLPR
- a CDS encoding HPF/RaiA family ribosome-associated protein — encoded protein: MNTPLEISFKGLDKSPVIEAKIAERTAKLEKHFDRMTHCRVVVAAPNKHHHKGKTYEIKIDIGIPGGAPLIVTHESAVGQAQEDLKIALRDAFDAADRRLHEIVDKKNTASRAERNRRRPQKPTDLD
- a CDS encoding DUF459 domain-containing protein; this translates as MLFRFRPVRLAPVLVALCAVVLAVAAPAAAQDEPTGTSFINPFPPGDVYNLVIVGDDLADGLLGGAREVFQRDARVSVRQAPLPMNGLMRPSYHNLIVQVEEDLKAAAPQIAVLMMGSWDRVSVRDASGRRHRVGSDGWRAEYTARVDRLLKLLRRYNVAVYWAGLPPARRYDFNEDVQMMNNILRERAYLNGAKYIDVYAAFATESGGYSAYGPDVTGKNRLLRSGDGVYFTWEGNRKLAYFVDREVRRDLAQAQADRAIPLDGGEAEQAKINPDAVKFQDPKSGASGDGNETADASKARQAQAADGAGEQKADTSRINLRIVSEEKGTEEVVTVELVRPAIPASVIALVTRRESADRLSQIGEAVLDQIPGGLTVMSTVALAAAPGTPGAARRRLAPSQAPYFRVLFKGERLTPQPGRADDTSWPRPEPPPAAAYLNEDPVETGATTAAEVAEPAAKAKSTRRR
- a CDS encoding lytic murein transglycosylase — its product is MVLTSDARAPSGSSVIVRSMVCALMLVVALAMPRAAKADANLEAWLAALRTEAEAAGVSRATFDAAMKGFKPDLKLPDLVLPGRPKNDARGQAEFTRAPSEYLDRAYLMRLAKQGQELLRQHEKTLEKIERDIGVDRYSVLAIWGRETSFGRHKLGHDAITALATQAYLGRRKEMFRDELIAALRMLESGVPRSLMRSSWAGAVGLTQFMPTEYFIHAYDLDGDGKTDIWHSVPDALASAAMQLKGKGWVPGQTWGYEVKLTGAADCAYEGPTQARTIAEWNELGFKRANGKPWTEKQLTLQAYVMSPAGGYGPTFLALENFQVIRRYNMSDLYAVFVGHLADRIAGGGDFVTPWGGIAAQKTSHIEEIQTRLKAAGYEISIVDGKIGSNTRKNVGLYERANNLKVDCWPSDAVLKHMRSSASR
- the galU gene encoding UTP--glucose-1-phosphate uridylyltransferase GalU; the protein is MSKPKRIRKAVFPVAGLGTRFLPATKAVPKEMLTVVDRPVIQHVVNEARAAGIEHFVFVTGRGKSAIEDHFDHQFELERTLSDKKKTEALDELLAELPGAGQTSFTRQQAPRGLGHAVWCAREIVGDEPFAVLLPDMLHHGPVPCLKEMIDAYEETGGNLVAVSPVPDDQTHLYGIVGVEDRSAKVSPITEMVEKPPKGAAPSNLHVTGRYVLEPEIFSLLAKQEAGAGGEIQLTDAMIALQREKPGAFRAVRFDGAIYDCGSKIGFLLANVAYALEREDLGPELRAALGRLV